One Leptospira wolbachii serovar Codice str. CDC genomic region harbors:
- a CDS encoding efflux RND transporter permease subunit → MGTSIVQYFLSKSLFVNLLTFLILLVGGFTAATMNREAFPNINFDIVSVTTVYPGAAPADVEKLVTKPLEDAIKEVDGIKEFRSASLENRSGIIITIDPNTKNTQKVVDDLKSAIDRIQDMPTEVEDPIVTEITTARQPVIEIHLSSTTKDDKPLLSAKELRDKAKILEEKLKDLPTVARITKRGWREREMKVDLDPDKLKALSLSSTQVINALRLRNINFPGGNINEKTREIIVRTVGEFDTAEEIENVFVRSNDAGRSVRIRDVARVTEGFEDSEYLDKSNGNIAIALTVIKREKADAITVVDDSKLVVEEFIKSSGGTVKHAFVNDLSKYIRRRLGVLTSNAVSGLFLVTASLFVFLGWRMALMTALGIPISIAMTFVAMNYMGLTLNLISMMGLIIVVGILVDDAIIICENVYRHLEMGEEPFEAAMRGTSEVLAPVTATVTTTIAAFGPMLFMTGIFGKFIHSIPLVVILSLCSSLFEAFFMLPSHLYDVSKATDMKGEVKEESHWFVKFKERTYLPLLSFALRNRWKMVGLLMGLFVFSLAIQVKFGKFKLFPGAIETFQVRVTAETGLKLEETDRFIRAIEYAVSKLPEGEVENYISRVGIIQKDPNDPFTKRGKNYAQVMVYLTPDDNRERSTEKIIEVVRQNTKFMLNEKALLLLEEKLAKENVDKKEEETLPVADVPKDFLPLKGKLVNLEFEKLAGGPPVGKPVAIEIKGDDFATLLKIGAEFKAALAKINGVTDIGDDFNEGKDEIRVSVDETLASFAGVSVQSVSLAINTALQGTVSTKIKRADEEVDVRVRFPEEYRSSLTHLNKVYVNNLTGNLIPVSRLTSHDRNPGRASINHLDGKRLLTVTSNIDETLSSSRQVNIEAKKLTEGIISKYPGYSVRFSGENKDTEESMASLGRAFLVGLIIIYMILASLFRSLAQPLIVMSAIPFAVIGVIFAFLIHGQPFSFLAFLGIIGLAGVVVNDSIVLVDCANQLRIEDPSKSTFELLVEAGSIRLRAVMLTTVTTVLGLLPTAYGIGGKDPFLVPMALAFGWGLAFATFITLIMVPVFYLNLYLFKDWVVAKYQTRKKKFA, encoded by the coding sequence ATGGGCACATCCATCGTTCAGTATTTTCTTTCGAAGAGTTTATTTGTAAACCTTCTTACCTTTCTCATCCTCCTTGTCGGTGGATTTACAGCCGCCACAATGAACCGGGAAGCTTTTCCCAATATCAATTTTGATATCGTGAGTGTGACTACTGTTTACCCTGGGGCGGCTCCTGCCGATGTGGAAAAATTAGTCACCAAACCATTGGAAGACGCTATCAAAGAAGTAGATGGAATCAAAGAATTTCGTTCCGCTTCTCTAGAAAACCGATCAGGGATTATCATTACCATTGATCCCAATACAAAAAATACACAAAAAGTGGTCGATGATTTGAAATCCGCTATCGACCGGATCCAAGACATGCCGACTGAGGTTGAGGATCCCATTGTCACTGAAATCACAACGGCAAGGCAACCTGTAATCGAAATCCATTTGTCGTCGACAACAAAAGACGATAAACCTTTGTTAAGCGCAAAAGAGTTGCGCGATAAGGCCAAAATTTTAGAAGAAAAACTAAAAGACCTACCTACCGTTGCAAGGATTACCAAACGCGGATGGCGAGAACGGGAAATGAAAGTGGACCTAGATCCCGACAAATTAAAAGCCCTATCTCTTTCTTCCACCCAAGTGATCAATGCACTCCGCCTCCGAAATATTAATTTCCCTGGAGGAAATATCAACGAAAAGACGAGAGAGATCATCGTCCGCACTGTCGGAGAATTCGATACAGCAGAAGAGATAGAAAATGTTTTTGTTCGTTCCAATGATGCCGGTCGTTCTGTACGGATTCGCGATGTTGCCCGAGTCACAGAAGGATTTGAAGACTCGGAATATTTAGATAAGTCGAATGGAAACATCGCGATTGCACTAACGGTGATCAAACGAGAAAAAGCAGATGCGATCACTGTAGTGGATGATTCCAAACTCGTAGTAGAAGAGTTCATTAAGTCCTCTGGGGGCACTGTCAAACATGCCTTTGTCAATGACTTATCCAAATACATAAGAAGACGCCTTGGAGTTTTAACTTCCAATGCGGTATCGGGACTTTTTCTCGTAACTGCCTCTCTATTTGTCTTTCTCGGTTGGAGAATGGCTCTGATGACTGCCCTCGGAATTCCTATCTCGATTGCGATGACCTTTGTTGCCATGAACTACATGGGACTTACTTTAAATTTGATCTCTATGATGGGGCTTATCATTGTAGTCGGGATTTTAGTGGATGATGCCATTATTATTTGCGAAAACGTATACCGTCATTTGGAAATGGGAGAAGAACCATTTGAAGCGGCCATGCGAGGGACAAGTGAAGTTCTTGCACCAGTCACAGCCACGGTAACAACCACCATCGCAGCTTTTGGGCCTATGTTATTTATGACAGGGATCTTTGGTAAGTTCATTCACTCCATTCCTCTTGTGGTGATTTTATCTTTATGTAGTTCCCTATTTGAAGCCTTCTTTATGTTACCTTCCCACTTATACGACGTGAGTAAAGCCACGGATATGAAAGGTGAAGTCAAAGAAGAATCCCATTGGTTTGTTAAATTTAAAGAACGAACTTATCTTCCCCTTCTTAGTTTTGCATTGAGAAACCGATGGAAAATGGTAGGCCTTCTTATGGGTCTTTTTGTTTTTTCTCTCGCCATCCAAGTCAAATTCGGAAAATTCAAACTCTTTCCTGGAGCAATTGAAACCTTTCAAGTGAGAGTCACAGCAGAAACTGGATTAAAACTCGAAGAAACCGATCGTTTCATTCGAGCTATAGAATATGCTGTTTCCAAACTTCCAGAAGGCGAAGTAGAAAACTATATCTCTCGAGTGGGAATCATCCAAAAAGATCCAAATGACCCGTTTACCAAACGTGGTAAAAACTATGCGCAAGTCATGGTGTATCTCACTCCCGACGACAATAGAGAAAGGTCCACAGAAAAAATCATCGAAGTGGTTCGCCAAAACACCAAATTCATGTTAAATGAAAAGGCCCTCCTGCTTTTGGAAGAAAAACTAGCCAAAGAAAATGTGGATAAAAAAGAAGAGGAAACCCTCCCCGTGGCAGATGTACCCAAAGATTTTCTTCCTTTGAAGGGAAAACTAGTAAACCTAGAATTTGAAAAATTGGCAGGGGGACCTCCTGTGGGAAAACCGGTGGCGATCGAAATCAAAGGAGATGATTTCGCCACCTTACTTAAAATTGGTGCTGAGTTCAAAGCTGCTCTTGCAAAAATCAATGGAGTCACAGACATTGGGGACGATTTTAATGAAGGAAAAGACGAAATCCGAGTTTCTGTAGATGAAACTCTTGCCTCTTTTGCTGGGGTAAGTGTCCAATCCGTATCTCTTGCTATCAACACCGCACTTCAAGGAACAGTTTCCACAAAAATCAAACGGGCCGATGAAGAAGTGGATGTCCGGGTTCGGTTTCCTGAAGAATATAGATCTTCTCTTACCCACTTAAATAAAGTATATGTGAATAATCTCACTGGGAACCTAATTCCCGTATCACGACTGACTAGCCATGATAGAAATCCGGGACGAGCATCCATCAACCATTTAGACGGCAAACGACTACTAACAGTCACATCTAACATTGATGAAACGCTTTCTTCTTCAAGACAAGTGAACATAGAGGCAAAAAAACTGACCGAAGGAATCATATCCAAATATCCCGGTTATTCGGTTCGTTTCTCAGGAGAGAATAAAGATACAGAAGAGTCAATGGCATCTCTCGGACGAGCCTTCCTTGTGGGACTCATTATCATTTATATGATCCTTGCTTCTCTATTCCGATCTCTCGCGCAACCTCTCATTGTGATGAGTGCCATTCCTTTTGCCGTCATTGGAGTGATCTTTGCATTTTTGATTCATGGACAACCCTTTTCCTTCCTTGCATTCCTGGGAATCATTGGACTTGCGGGAGTGGTCGTGAACGACTCCATTGTTCTTGTAGATTGTGCCAACCAACTGCGGATTGAAGATCCAAGCAAATCCACTTTTGAACTTCTCGTCGAAGCGGGAAGTATTCGCCTAAGAGCCGTAATGCTAACTACGGTGACAACAGTGCTTGGACTCCTTCCAACGGCCTACGGAATCGGAGGGAAAGATCCATTTTTGGTACCTATGGCATTGGCCTTTGGTTGGGGACTTGCTTTTGCGACCTTTATCACTCTGATTATGGTACCTGTGTTTTACCTCAACCTGTATCTATTTAAAGATTGGGTAGTTGCTAAATACCAAACAAGAAAGAAAAAATTTGCTTAA